The following coding sequences are from one Pigmentibacter sp. JX0631 window:
- a CDS encoding alpha/beta fold hydrolase, with protein MYTIEKWIAERLNQTNYTKFEGSGRRHFSQNSLQDVSISYFDVPLSSGPGTAFLAVPKGFESTQNSLIILMHGLGDDCSYPLLHWIKFLNAAGLSVLSFDWDGHGINGSSVLDFQQATRSLPLLIERLYGTESGIGLSAKRQGPACFLMGHSMGASYTLIAATRNDVARNIDGVIAVSPALSINTYSSAAGELWNYLYPSAWLKDFVNKFSYYGLDGLFPAVGSFKRKSFPIRVKTAISYAEQARYFVSETFEKRRILRDIRTPVLWLHGMKDKIAPYHNVASLMMEIPSGFFAHNDEKRGHLRMAFSDQIPKYCASFIKQCSDLKINK; from the coding sequence ATGTATACAATTGAAAAGTGGATAGCAGAACGCTTAAATCAAACAAATTATACGAAGTTTGAAGGAAGTGGAAGAAGGCACTTTTCCCAAAATAGTCTTCAAGATGTTTCAATAAGTTATTTTGATGTTCCCCTTTCTTCAGGACCAGGAACGGCTTTTTTAGCTGTTCCAAAAGGTTTTGAAAGCACACAAAATTCTTTAATTATTTTAATGCATGGTTTGGGTGATGATTGCTCTTATCCCCTTTTGCATTGGATAAAGTTTTTGAATGCCGCTGGGTTGTCCGTACTATCATTTGATTGGGATGGACATGGAATAAATGGTTCTTCTGTCCTTGATTTTCAACAAGCAACAAGAAGCTTACCACTGCTTATAGAACGCTTATATGGAACAGAATCAGGAATAGGTCTCAGCGCAAAGCGCCAAGGACCAGCTTGTTTTTTAATGGGTCACTCCATGGGGGCATCTTACACACTTATTGCAGCTACTCGGAATGATGTCGCACGCAACATAGATGGGGTCATAGCAGTATCTCCAGCTTTAAGTATTAATACTTATTCAAGTGCTGCTGGTGAATTATGGAATTATTTATACCCAAGCGCTTGGCTGAAAGATTTTGTTAATAAATTTTCTTACTATGGGCTTGATGGTTTATTTCCCGCAGTTGGCTCCTTTAAACGCAAGTCTTTTCCTATTCGAGTTAAAACTGCAATAAGCTACGCAGAACAAGCCCGTTACTTTGTTTCTGAAACTTTTGAAAAAAGGCGAATTCTTAGAGATATAAGAACTCCTGTATTGTGGTTACACGGCATGAAAGATAAAATTGCACCTTACCATAATGTAGCTTCATTGATGATGGAAATTCCTTCTGGTTTTTTTGCACACAATGATGAAAAAAGAGGGCATTTAAGGATGGCTTTTTCCGATCAAATCCCTAAATATTGTGCTTCATTTATCAAACAATGTAGCGATCTAAAAATAAATAAATAA
- a CDS encoding DOPA 4,5-dioxygenase family protein gives MDEIKLTNENLGGFAQLKDFFDPNFNSEEYFKSEEFDRKIRLKEEIINFHAHVYYTIDNKEIAKLLYQQIAERFRIQLGIMYDFATGPHTFPQFEVAFTEADFANIIPWLMLNRMGLSILIHTNTLYPRDDHLKTCFWLGKQLLLKGEKIPAHLNAVGMKEPPNISPNTVPTILTH, from the coding sequence ATGGACGAAATTAAGCTCACAAATGAGAATCTTGGAGGATTTGCGCAGTTAAAAGATTTTTTTGATCCAAATTTTAATTCAGAAGAATATTTTAAGAGTGAAGAATTTGATAGAAAAATTCGCTTAAAAGAAGAAATTATTAATTTTCACGCGCATGTTTATTATACAATAGATAACAAAGAAATAGCTAAACTACTATACCAACAAATTGCAGAAAGATTTCGAATTCAATTGGGAATTATGTATGATTTTGCTACAGGTCCCCACACTTTTCCACAATTTGAAGTTGCTTTTACGGAAGCTGATTTTGCAAATATTATTCCTTGGTTAATGCTAAATAGAATGGGTTTAAGTATTTTAATTCATACAAATACCCTGTATCCAAGAGATGATCATCTAAAAACGTGTTTTTGGTTGGGGAAACAACTTCTTTTAAAAGGAGAAAAAATCCCTGCACATTTGAATGCGGTTGGAATGAAAGAACCACCAAATATATCTCCCAATACAGTTCCAACCATTCTAACTCATTAA
- a CDS encoding rhodanese-like domain-containing protein produces MREFTLESTMKEVETQFPFARSLLHSKFHVGGCATCGYEPQETITQVAGKHKKDADLMLQALNLGLLDMQKSEITVDELADLKKRNAKILILDVREEWEFEIAHLQNSILLTEKNFSENVEKSKNVECVIVVCHHGLRSMNATLYLKDNGILNARSLQGGIEAYSIKIDNSIPRY; encoded by the coding sequence ATGCGAGAATTTACTTTGGAATCAACAATGAAGGAAGTTGAAACTCAATTTCCATTTGCAAGATCACTACTACACAGTAAATTTCATGTGGGAGGTTGTGCTACGTGTGGCTATGAACCACAAGAAACAATTACTCAAGTTGCTGGAAAACATAAAAAAGATGCAGATCTAATGCTTCAGGCTCTTAACTTAGGTTTATTGGATATGCAAAAATCTGAAATAACTGTTGATGAGTTGGCTGATTTGAAAAAAAGAAATGCTAAAATATTGATCTTAGATGTTCGGGAAGAATGGGAATTTGAAATAGCACATCTGCAAAACTCAATCTTGTTAACAGAAAAAAATTTTTCTGAGAATGTAGAAAAATCTAAAAACGTTGAGTGTGTTATTGTAGTATGTCATCATGGGTTAAGATCTATGAACGCAACTTTGTATTTAAAAGATAATGGTATTTTAAATGCTCGAAGTTTACAAGGCGGAAT